One window of the Candidatus Microbacterium colombiense genome contains the following:
- a CDS encoding HAMP domain-containing sensor histidine kinase, with protein MARDIDWRPTVAERSWRSVRGRTTLGATLVVAVALLIGAFSFYGVLSASVHSSAERAAEQRLSELTERDDGPGGRAVDSLDDEIVQLIGSDGTVRAASEDAREALGSTPLPLSDDPQTLTIDGEPMLIVSDDLDDDETLVLAVSVEDGAETLTTVATLLAVAVPLLLLLVAVTTWLVVGRALRPVTRIRREVDGITAERLHQRIAVPDSADEIAALASTMNGMLDRLDASATAQRRFISDASHELRSPLATIRQHAELAHAHPDATSIGELSEIASEEGLRLQGIVESLLLLARLDEGASGHTEPVDLDDIALSEVRRLRAAGLDVDGAGIRAARVDGDPRLLGQLLRNLADNAARHSRGRLAIGVEPSGAHVFVTIEDDGAGVPPEERERVFERFVRLDEARSRDAGGSGLGLAIVRGIAAAAGGTVIVDDSRWGGARFVVTLPLASS; from the coding sequence GTGGCGCGGGATATCGACTGGCGGCCGACGGTGGCTGAGCGCAGCTGGCGTTCGGTACGCGGACGCACGACCCTCGGCGCGACCCTCGTCGTCGCGGTCGCCCTGCTGATCGGAGCGTTCTCGTTCTACGGCGTGCTCAGCGCCAGCGTGCACAGCAGCGCCGAGCGTGCGGCGGAGCAGCGCCTCTCCGAGCTCACCGAGCGAGACGACGGCCCCGGCGGGCGGGCGGTCGATTCCCTCGACGACGAGATCGTGCAGCTCATCGGCAGCGACGGGACCGTGCGGGCGGCCAGCGAAGACGCCCGCGAGGCGCTCGGGTCGACGCCGCTCCCCCTCTCCGACGACCCGCAGACCCTGACGATCGATGGTGAGCCGATGCTGATCGTGTCGGACGACCTCGACGACGACGAGACGCTCGTGCTCGCGGTCTCGGTCGAAGACGGCGCCGAGACCCTGACGACGGTCGCGACCCTCCTCGCGGTCGCCGTGCCGCTGCTCCTGCTCCTGGTCGCGGTGACGACCTGGCTCGTGGTCGGTCGCGCGCTGCGTCCGGTGACCCGGATTCGCCGAGAGGTCGACGGCATCACCGCGGAGCGACTGCATCAACGCATCGCCGTGCCGGATTCCGCGGATGAGATCGCCGCCCTCGCGTCGACCATGAACGGGATGCTGGATCGCCTCGACGCCTCCGCGACAGCGCAGCGACGCTTCATCTCCGACGCCTCCCACGAACTGCGCTCCCCCCTCGCGACGATCCGGCAGCATGCCGAGCTCGCGCACGCGCACCCCGACGCGACCAGCATCGGCGAGCTGTCCGAGATCGCCTCCGAGGAGGGTCTCCGGCTGCAGGGCATCGTGGAGTCGTTGCTGCTGCTCGCCCGACTCGACGAAGGAGCGAGCGGGCACACCGAGCCCGTGGACCTCGACGACATCGCCCTCAGTGAGGTGCGCCGGCTCCGCGCCGCGGGCCTCGATGTCGACGGAGCCGGCATCCGTGCCGCGCGCGTGGACGGCGATCCGCGTCTGCTCGGCCAGCTGCTGCGCAACCTCGCCGACAACGCCGCCCGCCACAGCCGCGGGCGCCTGGCGATCGGCGTGGAGCCCTCCGGCGCGCATGTGTTCGTGACGATCGAGGATGACGGAGCCGGGGTGCCTCCGGAGGAACGTGAGCGCGTCTTCGAACGCTTCGTGCGGCTCGACGAGGCCCGCAGTCGGGATGCCGGCGGCAGCGGACTCGGACTCGCGATCGTGCGCGGCATCGCCGCCGCAGCTGGCGGCACCGTGATCGTCGACGACTCCCGCTGGGGCGGCGCGCGGTTCGTGGTCACCCTTCCTCTCGCCTCTTCCTGA
- a CDS encoding RNA-binding S4 domain-containing protein, whose translation MTNSDPIDEVSIGGEVIRLGQFLKFAGLLDSGGNAKEAIIDGYVSVNGEVDRRRGRQLRDGDVVAFEGRAARVRP comes from the coding sequence ATGACGAACTCCGATCCGATCGACGAAGTCTCCATCGGCGGCGAGGTCATCCGCCTCGGCCAGTTCCTGAAGTTCGCGGGTCTGCTCGACTCCGGCGGCAACGCCAAGGAGGCGATCATCGACGGCTACGTGAGCGTGAACGGCGAGGTCGACCGGCGCCGTGGACGCCAGCTCCGCGACGGCGATGTCGTCGCCTTCGAAGGACGCGCGGCACGCGTTCGCCCCTGA
- a CDS encoding dihydrofolate reductase family protein: MGRLIYSMITSLDGYVSGPDGGFDWGVDPDLHVFINEQFSDVGTYLYGRRMYETMVYWETAHLEPDQEQIGIDYALGWQKADKVVFSRTLAEVSSERTRIEREFDPAAVARWKAEYDHDLTIDGPTIAAEAIHAGLVDEFQLFMGPRIVGGGRSFFPTGVHVDLELIDEQRFASGLMFLRYAVVGG; the protein is encoded by the coding sequence ATGGGTCGGCTCATCTACTCCATGATCACCTCGCTCGACGGCTACGTCAGCGGCCCCGACGGCGGCTTCGACTGGGGCGTCGATCCCGACCTGCACGTATTCATCAACGAGCAGTTCAGCGATGTGGGCACCTATCTGTACGGCCGTCGGATGTACGAGACGATGGTCTATTGGGAGACCGCCCACCTCGAACCCGACCAGGAGCAGATCGGCATCGACTACGCGCTCGGGTGGCAGAAGGCCGACAAGGTCGTGTTCTCCCGCACGCTCGCCGAGGTCTCGAGCGAGCGCACCCGGATCGAGCGGGAGTTCGACCCGGCAGCGGTCGCGCGGTGGAAAGCCGAGTACGATCACGACCTGACGATCGACGGGCCCACGATCGCCGCGGAGGCGATCCACGCCGGCCTGGTCGACGAATTCCAGCTGTTCATGGGGCCGCGGATCGTCGGCGGAGGCCGGTCATTCTTCCCGACCGGCGTGCATGTCGACCTGGAGCTCATCGACGAGCAGCGCTTCGCCAGTGGTCTGATGTTCCTCCGCTACGCCGTTGTAGGCGGCTGA
- a CDS encoding EamA family transporter, translating into MARALPLIAHATAVVIWATTFVVSSSALAQMSPAVLTVVRFVLAVAVLVPLAARRPGLIATASSERHHPPFSQNRRHGDAVS; encoded by the coding sequence GTGGCCAGAGCGTTGCCCCTGATCGCGCATGCGACCGCGGTGGTGATCTGGGCGACGACCTTCGTGGTGTCGTCGAGTGCGCTGGCGCAGATGTCGCCGGCCGTGCTGACGGTGGTGCGCTTCGTGCTCGCGGTCGCCGTGCTCGTGCCGCTGGCCGCGCGTCGTCCGGGACTGATCGCGACTGCGAGCAGCGAGCGCCACCATCCGCCCTTCTCCCAGAACCGACGCCACGGTGATGCTGTCTCATGA
- the dnaB gene encoding replicative DNA helicase, which yields MGSKRAPERTPPHDLLAEQSALGGMLLSKDAVADVIETLRGADFYIPKHELIFEAILSLYSHGEPTDVVAVTDELIKTGELSRAGGADYLHTLTSIVPTAANAGYYAGIVSERAILRRLVDAGTRIVQLGYAGEGDATDIVNTAQAEIYSITGSETAEDYVPLQIAVDAALEEIEAASGRDGSMTGVPTGFKELDELTNGLHGGQMIVVAARPAMGKSTLALDFARSASIGHNIPSVFFSLEMGKSEIAMRLLSAEGQIPLQNMRKGNLDPRDWTTVAATRGRINDAPLYIDDSPNMTLVEIRAKCRRLKQREGLRMVIIDYLQLMTSGKRVESRQQEVSEFSRSLKLIAKELQVPVIALSQLNRGPEQRTDKKPAISDLRESGSIEQDADMVILLHRDSVYDKDVRPGEADLIVAKHRNGPTATITVAFQGHYSRFMDMAPGGDFN from the coding sequence ATGGGTAGCAAGCGCGCTCCTGAGCGCACCCCTCCGCACGACCTCCTCGCCGAGCAGAGCGCACTGGGCGGAATGCTCCTGTCGAAGGATGCCGTCGCCGACGTGATCGAGACCCTCCGCGGGGCCGACTTCTACATCCCGAAGCATGAACTGATCTTCGAGGCGATCCTCTCGCTCTACTCGCACGGTGAGCCGACCGACGTGGTGGCCGTCACCGACGAGTTGATCAAGACCGGTGAGCTGAGCAGGGCCGGCGGCGCCGACTACCTCCACACGCTCACCTCCATCGTGCCGACGGCCGCGAACGCCGGGTACTACGCCGGCATCGTCTCGGAGCGCGCGATTCTCCGCCGTCTCGTCGACGCCGGCACGCGCATCGTTCAGCTCGGCTACGCCGGTGAGGGCGACGCGACCGACATCGTCAACACGGCGCAGGCCGAGATCTACTCGATCACCGGCTCGGAGACCGCCGAAGACTACGTGCCCCTCCAGATCGCCGTCGATGCCGCCCTCGAAGAGATCGAGGCGGCCAGCGGGCGCGACGGGTCGATGACCGGTGTTCCCACCGGATTCAAGGAGCTCGACGAGCTCACCAACGGCCTCCACGGCGGTCAGATGATCGTCGTCGCCGCACGACCCGCCATGGGTAAGTCCACGCTCGCGCTCGACTTCGCGCGTTCGGCATCCATCGGTCACAACATCCCCTCCGTCTTCTTCTCCCTCGAGATGGGTAAGAGCGAGATCGCGATGCGTCTGCTCAGTGCCGAGGGGCAGATCCCGCTGCAGAACATGCGTAAGGGAAACCTCGACCCGCGCGACTGGACGACGGTCGCCGCCACCCGCGGCCGCATCAATGACGCGCCGCTCTACATCGACGACAGCCCCAACATGACGCTGGTCGAGATCCGCGCCAAGTGCCGTCGGCTCAAGCAGCGCGAGGGCCTGCGCATGGTCATCATCGACTACCTGCAGCTGATGACCTCGGGCAAGCGTGTCGAGTCGCGTCAGCAGGAGGTCTCGGAGTTCTCGCGAAGCCTCAAGCTCATCGCCAAGGAGCTGCAGGTTCCGGTTATCGCCCTGTCGCAACTGAACCGTGGTCCCGAGCAGCGCACCGACAAGAAGCCCGCGATCAGCGACCTGCGAGAGTCCGGATCCATCGAGCAGGATGCCGACATGGTCATCCTGCTGCACCGCGACTCGGTCTACGACAAGGACGTGCGTCCGGGCGAAGCCGACCTGATCGTCGCCAAGCACCGTAACGGTCCGACCGCGACCATCACCGTCGCGTTCCAAGGCCACTACTCGCGCTTCATGGACATGGCGCCGGGCGGCGACTTCAACTGA
- a CDS encoding amidohydrolase family protein, translated as MPGIDDLVAIDVHTHPQTEEFIAAMGQRHTQMSAHFGRERPVVSFAEQADQYRERKMMAVIVNSDSETTSGIKGAPNELLGKAQQDHPDVFLAFAGIDPWKGEAAVAEIRRMHAEYGIKGVGELNPSRQKFLANDRRFWPIWETCAELGLVVMFHSGFPGAGAGTPGGGGYRLENARPVPYIDDVAAEFPELNIISAHPAWPWHLENLAMVWHKSNVYLDLSGWAPKYLPPEVVRYADSLISDRVLFGSDWPVMTADRWMTEFDALGLKEESRRKILLDNARKLFRL; from the coding sequence ATGCCCGGCATCGACGACCTGGTGGCGATCGACGTCCACACCCATCCGCAGACCGAGGAGTTCATCGCCGCGATGGGCCAGCGGCACACGCAGATGTCGGCGCACTTCGGACGGGAGCGCCCGGTCGTCTCGTTCGCCGAGCAGGCCGACCAGTACCGAGAGCGCAAGATGATGGCCGTCATCGTGAACTCCGACTCCGAGACGACCAGCGGCATCAAGGGCGCTCCCAACGAACTGCTCGGCAAGGCGCAGCAGGATCACCCCGACGTGTTCCTCGCCTTCGCGGGCATCGACCCGTGGAAGGGCGAGGCCGCGGTCGCCGAGATCCGTCGCATGCACGCCGAGTACGGCATCAAGGGGGTCGGCGAACTCAACCCTTCGCGGCAGAAGTTCCTCGCCAACGACCGGCGCTTCTGGCCGATCTGGGAGACCTGCGCCGAGCTCGGGCTGGTCGTGATGTTCCACTCCGGCTTCCCCGGCGCCGGGGCAGGAACCCCCGGCGGTGGTGGCTACCGGTTGGAGAACGCTCGGCCCGTGCCGTACATCGACGACGTGGCCGCCGAGTTCCCCGAGCTGAACATCATCAGCGCCCACCCCGCCTGGCCCTGGCACCTCGAGAACCTGGCGATGGTCTGGCACAAGTCCAACGTCTACCTCGACCTGTCCGGCTGGGCGCCGAAGTACCTGCCCCCCGAGGTGGTGCGCTACGCCGACTCGCTCATCTCCGACCGGGTGCTGTTCGGATCGGACTGGCCGGTGATGACCGCCGACCGATGGATGACCGAGTTCGACGCGCTCGGCCTCAAAGAGGAGTCGCGGCGCAAGATCCTGCTCGACAACGCGCGGAAGCTGTTCCGACTGTGA
- a CDS encoding CaiB/BaiF CoA-transferase family protein: MSSASPGAGALAGIRVVELGQYISGPYAAKLLADLGADVVKVESPEGDPMRRWEGRATMSPQFAAYNRGKRGVVLDLKSDDGLAAVFALVADADIVIDNFRPGVAERLGFGPVALHAHNPRVITCSITGFGPTGPSAKRPAYDTVISAVGGMYSQVVPASTIRPLGPAFSDLLSGMSAVQAVLAALHARDVSGEGEHVEVTMVGALLDFLTESASAFLETGQISSPDSRPRRAQAYACRGSDDKAFVIHMSVPEKFWTGLLDVLERPDLADDERFATREARVRNYDELDVVLKAIAATRPRQHWLDRLAAHDIPHGPLNSVGDLFDDPQIAAMGLVEQIDGPDGALRVPVPSIRFARSGRPALRYAPALGADTEALTGLRVASESEPANESEPVNEGAA, encoded by the coding sequence ATGAGTTCTGCATCGCCCGGCGCCGGAGCGCTGGCCGGGATCCGCGTGGTCGAACTGGGGCAGTACATCTCCGGCCCCTACGCCGCGAAGCTGCTGGCCGACCTCGGCGCCGACGTCGTGAAGGTCGAATCCCCCGAGGGTGACCCGATGCGCCGATGGGAGGGCCGCGCGACGATGAGCCCCCAGTTCGCCGCCTACAACCGCGGCAAGCGCGGGGTCGTGCTCGACCTCAAGAGCGACGACGGGCTCGCGGCGGTGTTCGCCCTCGTCGCGGATGCCGACATCGTGATCGACAACTTCCGCCCCGGCGTCGCCGAACGGCTCGGCTTCGGCCCCGTCGCCCTGCACGCCCACAACCCCCGCGTGATCACCTGCTCGATCACGGGCTTCGGTCCGACCGGCCCCTCGGCGAAGCGACCTGCCTACGACACGGTGATCTCGGCGGTCGGCGGTATGTACAGCCAGGTGGTGCCGGCATCCACCATCCGTCCGCTCGGCCCGGCGTTCTCCGACCTGCTCTCCGGCATGTCGGCGGTGCAGGCGGTGCTCGCCGCGCTGCACGCCCGTGACGTGAGCGGTGAGGGTGAGCATGTCGAGGTCACGATGGTCGGCGCCCTGCTCGATTTCCTGACCGAGTCGGCCTCGGCGTTCCTCGAGACCGGGCAGATCTCCTCTCCCGACTCGCGACCGCGGCGGGCCCAGGCGTATGCGTGCCGCGGGTCCGACGACAAGGCGTTCGTGATCCACATGTCGGTGCCCGAGAAGTTCTGGACCGGCCTGCTCGACGTGCTCGAGCGGCCCGACCTGGCGGACGACGAGCGCTTCGCGACGCGGGAGGCGCGAGTGCGCAACTACGACGAGCTCGACGTGGTGCTCAAGGCGATCGCGGCCACCCGTCCGCGGCAGCACTGGCTCGATCGCCTCGCCGCACACGACATCCCGCACGGCCCCCTCAACTCGGTGGGCGACCTCTTCGACGATCCGCAGATCGCCGCGATGGGTCTGGTCGAGCAGATCGACGGACCGGATGGCGCCCTGCGCGTGCCCGTGCCCAGCATCCGTTTCGCACGCAGCGGGCGGCCGGCGCTGCGCTACGCCCCCGCTCTCGGCGCGGACACCGAGGCGCTCACGGGGTTGCGCGTCGCATCCGAATCCGAACCGGCGAACGAATCCGAACCGGTGAACGAAGGAGCAGCCTGA
- a CDS encoding alcohol dehydrogenase catalytic domain-containing protein, giving the protein MRAAVLTRHDLGGLAVAETAVPTPGDGEVLLRVDTVGINQLDLNVIAGVGPGAQAQLPRILGLDPAGEIVAVGSGVEQARVGQAVVVKPNVACGACARCLAGDEADCPAQTVVGVHRDGGAAEYAVVPSRNAIDRRGLDAAEATAVVHSASIIMNAVRTVALGAGERVLVTGAGGTLGRAAVGIALGRGAQVVAASRRPLQPLGEERIITAPDADALAVALAAVDGFDVVIDVSGHAPTLAAGIAALRWGGRAVFCSASVDVDLHIDARDFYLRRKKLFGVASARYDDVADALDLAAAGVLPALVGRRYALHDIGRAYQEFPRKGEGKVVIDVR; this is encoded by the coding sequence ATGCGTGCTGCAGTGTTGACCCGCCATGATCTGGGCGGCCTCGCGGTCGCCGAGACGGCGGTTCCGACACCGGGCGATGGAGAAGTCCTCCTGCGCGTCGACACCGTCGGCATCAACCAACTCGACCTCAACGTGATCGCGGGCGTCGGCCCTGGCGCGCAGGCGCAGCTACCTCGCATCCTCGGACTCGACCCCGCGGGCGAGATCGTCGCGGTCGGGTCGGGCGTCGAGCAGGCGCGGGTCGGTCAGGCGGTCGTGGTCAAACCCAACGTCGCCTGCGGTGCGTGTGCGCGCTGCCTCGCCGGAGACGAAGCCGACTGCCCCGCGCAGACGGTCGTCGGGGTGCATCGCGACGGGGGAGCAGCCGAGTACGCCGTCGTGCCGAGCCGCAACGCGATCGACCGACGAGGACTGGATGCCGCGGAGGCAACCGCCGTCGTGCACAGCGCATCGATCATCATGAACGCCGTGCGCACGGTCGCCCTCGGCGCCGGGGAGCGGGTGCTCGTCACGGGCGCCGGCGGCACGCTCGGTCGCGCGGCAGTGGGGATCGCCCTGGGCCGCGGCGCACAGGTGGTGGCCGCATCCCGTCGGCCGCTGCAACCCCTGGGCGAGGAACGGATCATCACCGCGCCGGATGCGGATGCTCTGGCCGTCGCGCTCGCGGCGGTCGACGGCTTCGACGTCGTGATCGATGTGTCCGGGCATGCGCCGACCCTGGCGGCGGGGATCGCCGCGCTGCGCTGGGGTGGCCGGGCGGTGTTCTGCTCGGCATCCGTCGATGTCGACCTGCACATCGACGCCCGCGACTTCTATCTGCGCCGCAAGAAGCTGTTCGGCGTGGCCAGCGCGCGCTACGACGATGTCGCCGACGCCCTGGATCTCGCCGCGGCCGGGGTGCTGCCCGCGCTCGTGGGTCGGCGCTACGCTCTGCACGACATCGGCAGGGCCTATCAGGAGTTCCCCCGCAAGGGGGAGGGGAAGGTCGTCATCGATGTGCGCTGA
- a CDS encoding ABC transporter substrate-binding protein: MRTTRTRFGIAALSGAAAVTLLAGCAAATPAPSEPVDLGDGEPGAAEQTSLTVAIPFPDITMYSMFVLATDLGYYEDEGLTVEVITADNVTAAVASGSADIGVESTGTVIDAIRGGVEIDLVSGHYCRQNFDFAVQSDVESVEDLDGTSIVLAGTPGDPAEFQRAQVLAEEGWDVSSIDAEIVYPGPGSESWTEFFVNDKITLQPFYADDRAALEDHGANIVVESLRNWANDVQIAGTQWAQENPNTLVRFLRATLKATDFMTAPAPGEFPENADEALDIYEANDFDIQDLRESDSPWILDGHLACPNLYFDDEAWDTTIETQKLEPLEFDAGQLAYLLKAQELLGLDNAGPETLTYP; the protein is encoded by the coding sequence ATGCGCACGACAAGAACCAGATTCGGTATCGCTGCCCTCAGTGGCGCCGCAGCAGTGACGCTGTTGGCCGGCTGTGCTGCGGCGACGCCGGCACCGTCAGAACCCGTCGACCTCGGCGACGGCGAGCCCGGCGCAGCCGAGCAGACCAGCCTCACCGTGGCGATCCCCTTCCCCGACATCACGATGTACTCGATGTTCGTGCTCGCCACCGACCTCGGCTACTACGAAGACGAGGGCCTCACCGTCGAGGTCATCACGGCGGACAACGTCACCGCCGCGGTCGCCAGCGGCAGCGCCGACATCGGCGTCGAGTCCACCGGAACCGTGATCGATGCGATCCGCGGTGGCGTCGAGATCGACCTGGTCTCGGGTCACTACTGCCGTCAGAACTTCGACTTCGCGGTGCAGTCGGATGTCGAGAGCGTGGAGGATCTCGACGGCACCTCGATCGTGCTCGCCGGCACTCCCGGCGACCCCGCCGAGTTCCAGCGGGCCCAGGTGCTCGCCGAGGAAGGGTGGGACGTCTCGTCGATCGATGCCGAGATCGTCTACCCGGGACCGGGTTCGGAATCGTGGACGGAGTTCTTCGTCAACGACAAGATCACCCTGCAGCCGTTCTACGCCGATGACCGCGCTGCGCTCGAGGACCACGGGGCGAACATCGTCGTCGAGTCGTTGCGCAACTGGGCCAATGACGTGCAGATCGCCGGTACCCAGTGGGCACAGGAGAACCCGAACACCCTGGTGCGATTCCTGCGGGCCACACTCAAGGCCACGGACTTCATGACGGCACCGGCGCCGGGCGAGTTCCCGGAGAACGCCGACGAAGCGCTCGACATCTACGAGGCGAACGACTTCGACATCCAGGATCTGCGTGAGTCCGACAGCCCGTGGATCCTCGACGGACACCTGGCCTGCCCCAACCTGTACTTCGACGACGAAGCGTGGGACACGACCATCGAGACGCAGAAGCTCGAACCGCTCGAGTTCGACGCGGGGCAGCTGGCGTACCTGCTGAAGGCACAGGAGCTGCTGGGCCTCGACAACGCCGGGCCGGAGACGCTCACCTACCCGTGA
- a CDS encoding alpha/beta hydrolase, with product MNPSAFPDPTRIAVNGVELEVFEAGRHNAGNPVVLCHGWPGHATSWRHQVPALVEAGYHVIVPNQRGYGASSRPSEVTEYDITHLTGDLVALLDHFGYADATFIGHDWGAMVVWGLALLHPERVRRVINLSLPYQERGELPWIEFMEAVLGQDFYFVHFNRQPGVADAVFDENAAQFLRNLYRQNEPAREPQPGMALIELAREETPLGEPVMSDEELAVLVSAFVTSGFTGGINWYRNLDRNWHLLADVDPIIGKPALMIYGERDSIQQSESIAQFVPQVEVVTLDSGHWIQQEVPTALNHTIVSWLQRA from the coding sequence ATGAATCCGTCCGCCTTTCCCGACCCCACCCGCATCGCCGTCAACGGCGTCGAGCTCGAGGTGTTCGAGGCCGGCCGCCACAACGCCGGCAACCCGGTCGTGCTGTGCCACGGATGGCCGGGCCATGCCACGTCATGGCGCCATCAGGTTCCTGCTCTCGTCGAGGCGGGGTATCACGTGATCGTGCCGAACCAGCGCGGCTACGGCGCCTCGTCGCGGCCGAGCGAGGTCACCGAGTACGACATCACCCACCTCACCGGCGATCTCGTCGCCCTTCTCGACCACTTCGGATACGCCGATGCGACCTTCATCGGTCACGACTGGGGTGCCATGGTCGTCTGGGGACTGGCCCTGTTGCACCCCGAGCGCGTGCGCCGGGTCATCAACCTGAGCCTGCCGTACCAGGAGCGCGGCGAGCTCCCCTGGATCGAGTTCATGGAGGCCGTGCTCGGGCAGGACTTCTACTTCGTGCACTTCAACCGTCAGCCCGGAGTCGCCGATGCCGTGTTCGACGAGAACGCCGCGCAGTTCCTCCGCAACCTGTACCGCCAGAACGAACCGGCACGGGAGCCCCAGCCGGGCATGGCGCTGATCGAACTCGCCAGGGAGGAGACGCCGCTCGGTGAGCCGGTGATGAGCGACGAGGAACTGGCGGTCCTCGTGTCGGCGTTCGTGACGTCGGGGTTCACGGGCGGCATCAACTGGTATCGCAACCTCGATCGCAACTGGCATCTGCTCGCCGATGTCGACCCGATCATCGGCAAGCCCGCGCTCATGATCTACGGCGAGCGCGACTCGATCCAGCAGTCCGAGTCGATCGCGCAGTTCGTCCCGCAGGTCGAGGTCGTCACCCTCGACAGCGGGCACTGGATCCAGCAGGAGGTGCCGACCGCGCTCAACCACACGATCGTGAGCTGGTTGCAGCGCGCGTGA
- a CDS encoding YafY family protein: MRNDATTRALQLLSLLQTHRFWPCAELASRLEVTQRTVRRDLDRLRELGYPVDSTSGRYGGYRLATGAHVPPLLLDDDEAVAVAIGLRAAAEAAIDGMEEVSLRALTKIEALLPHRLRRRVSALHSSISPLRRVADDDSIHPESLSVLAAACRDHEHVRVDYRGNADARTHRRIEPHQLVTAGRRWYLVAWDGHRDDWRSFRLDRMEQPRPIGTHFTPREIPGGGAAAFVAEAIGITTRFQEARVIIHAPFAELEGVLRWADHSVETVEADHCVVRLRSEDLGRLAMTIAEIALTAPVTVIEPDDLADTIAQLGRNLTKRSL; encoded by the coding sequence ATGCGAAACGACGCCACCACCCGCGCGCTGCAGCTGTTGTCGCTGCTGCAGACCCATCGGTTCTGGCCCTGCGCCGAACTCGCGTCACGGCTCGAGGTCACGCAGCGCACGGTGCGTCGCGACCTCGACCGTCTGCGCGAGCTCGGCTATCCGGTCGATTCCACCTCGGGGCGATACGGCGGGTACCGACTGGCGACCGGAGCGCACGTGCCGCCCCTGCTCCTTGACGACGACGAAGCCGTCGCGGTGGCGATCGGACTGCGGGCCGCCGCCGAGGCCGCCATCGACGGCATGGAGGAGGTGTCGCTCCGCGCGCTGACCAAGATCGAGGCGCTCCTGCCCCATCGGCTGCGTCGCCGCGTGTCGGCGCTGCACTCGAGCATCTCTCCCCTGCGCCGCGTGGCGGATGACGACAGCATCCATCCGGAGTCGCTCAGTGTGCTCGCCGCTGCATGCCGTGATCACGAGCACGTGCGTGTCGACTACCGCGGAAACGCTGACGCGCGCACTCACCGACGGATCGAACCGCATCAGCTGGTGACGGCCGGCCGGCGGTGGTATCTCGTGGCCTGGGACGGGCACCGCGACGACTGGCGCTCCTTCCGCCTGGACCGGATGGAGCAGCCGCGACCGATCGGCACGCACTTCACTCCGCGCGAGATCCCCGGCGGAGGGGCGGCTGCCTTCGTCGCGGAAGCGATCGGCATCACGACCCGATTCCAGGAGGCGAGGGTCATCATCCATGCCCCGTTCGCAGAGCTAGAGGGCGTTCTCCGCTGGGCCGACCACTCGGTGGAGACGGTGGAGGCGGACCACTGCGTCGTGCGCCTCCGCAGCGAGGACCTCGGGCGGCTCGCGATGACGATCGCAGAGATCGCGCTCACGGCTCCCGTCACCGTCATCGAGCCCGACGACCTCGCCGATACGATCGCTCAGCTCGGCCGAAACCTCACAAAAAGATCATTGTGA
- a CDS encoding type II toxin-antitoxin system Phd/YefM family antitoxin, whose product MSDVLPVSDAKRQLGALVDRAHLTHEPVFLSRRGRRVVAIVDADEFDRLREIAEDAEDAAAAVAARREAAETESLPVPWEEVKAELGLL is encoded by the coding sequence ATGTCTGATGTCCTGCCTGTCTCCGATGCCAAGCGCCAACTCGGTGCGCTCGTCGACCGTGCCCATCTCACCCACGAACCCGTTTTCCTCTCCCGTCGTGGTCGCCGTGTCGTGGCGATCGTCGACGCGGATGAATTCGATCGACTTCGCGAGATCGCCGAGGATGCCGAAGACGCGGCAGCTGCTGTCGCGGCTCGCCGAGAGGCCGCAGAGACCGAATCACTCCCGGTGCCCTGGGAAGAGGTGAAGGCCGAGCTGGGGCTCCTGTGA